The Mercurialis annua linkage group LG8, ddMerAnnu1.2, whole genome shotgun sequence genome window below encodes:
- the LOC126660591 gene encoding uncharacterized protein LOC126660591, producing MTSPNISLLIWCDGRIVSSPCGIEYHGGRPVNMALSERMSFEELQNICRRAVSTDGEVEISKIYFRLPRIVGGAIRSYSLFSVENNEHVFGILNEVVWYPQLEILELYVEYEAVVRNKTLLDQLVLCDSSGSERGSGEEEEEEEEDFYDSNEEDVEEDLGADSQYESQLPEHVRTADLCDFDVAPEDDEKIMWDPGMEFRVGMVFPNRDAVRACGTTYSVGVGREFKGRRTTNSTIVLACRQNPVCKWWLRATLLQATQTWTLTKYIGPHTCNQLLPDPNHRNFGSVAIADYIKGQVKLQRDIRIDTLRAGIWQQLGVRPPYKRTWNAKEKAIADVYGGWYESFAMAERRDYYTPGPLVPDVLTMQDDHRSSVIWDNQGDESSLGSRSSARLTPFHELDSRIRNGIIQTGMSGFLAMRQFPVDLCLITALVERWRPETHTFWFPEGECTITLQDVAILTGLPVDGTPVTGPRIRDWNTVSVPLLGRQLEVSRPRKPGSSWVSGAWLSAQFGGWTVLPAGATEDQVDQAVRGYLWAALQGLCFPDLNSGHVGVRILPHLADLGHLRDISWGSAVLAYLYHELCLCASASADRQNIGGAVWILQLWAYERLRPLRPRLADFTVTGGLPLGDRWAGPRQRERGTPRVPRHSVSHFRLLLDGLRYDDIVWQPYSDDVLQSIPQMYLTGRHIWRARVPMIYYHIVEWHQPDRVLQQFGLQQPIPLPAMQDRRLHNIQYQGNYNFDELLSDYIQIWNNRAAYVVQGYQLQRPPHYHSAYMEWFRSRSRRWITHEGAAAGQSRDTFEMIALQREARASRIGTAARSSQLAYGEERRDVTLPPPEPAVPAYVLPPLPPLTIDLAHIRGARRRQPRAAPPRERPADPIPPPVYFHFDPTATTDRRGEYYGPTQYYGSTSTSASQPPWHQTYFPQGPQVSSYQVPPSSMPFFEPSYGQTAYTTSLGTPPASQFQQATPPASQFRQTTPPASPFQQTTPPASQFQQATPPPFAASDQYYRPAPYTDAQPFTSFDQCYRPTMPSDDQPSTSHSRPSSSHQAQDPSQLHFTLSESWLFGPEIGSEAYEELLSRPDLTPPSFRLLPPTQEETGTAPPAADVQHSAQDEEASDSSESPPVPRQFHSITDSSRHRRETHGLRVQRPRTRRYED from the exons atgacgAGTCCAAATATATCTTTGTTGATATGGTGTGATGGCCGTATTGTGAGTTCTCCGTGTGGAATAGAATACCACGGGGGTCGTCCGGTTAATATGGCGCTTAGCGAGAGAATGAGTTTCGaagaattacaaaatatttgtaGAAGAGCAGTTTCTACCGACGGGGAagtagaaatttcaaaaatctacTTCCGGCTTCCAAGAATAGTTGGGGGTGCGATACGCTCGTACTCGTTGTTTTCCGTGGAGAATAACGAGCATGTGTTTGGAATTTTGAACGAGGTCGTGTGGTATCCGCAACTCGAGATTTTGGAATTGTACGTGGAATACGAGGCCGTGGTTCGCAACAAGACTTTACTAGATCAGTTGGTCTTATGTGATTCAAGCGGGTCTGAGAGGGGTAGTggtgaagaggaagaagaggaagaagaggattTCTACGACAGCAACGAAGAGGATGTCGAGGAAGACTTAGGAGCAGATTCACAATATGAGTCGCAACTTCCTGAGCATGTAAGAACGGCGGATCTTTGCGACTTTGACGTCGCCCCGGAGGATGATGAAAAGATTATGTGGGATCCTGGGATGGAATTCCGAGTAGGGATGGTATTCCCAAATCGCGATGCCGTCCGAGCTTGTGGGACTACTTATTCGGTCGGGGTGGGAAGAGAGTTCAAGGGTCGCCGGACTACCAACTCGACAATAGTGTTGGCTTGCAGGCAGAACCCTGTATGTAAATGGTGGCTGCGCGCTACACTTCTGCAAGCAACTCAGACGTGGACGTTGACAAAATATATTGGCCCGCACACGTGCAATCAGCTGTTACCTGATCCAAACCATCGGAATTTTGGGTCTGTTGCAATCGCAGACTATATCAAGGGTCAAGTAAAGCTGCAACGTGATATACGGATCGATACCCTCAGAGCTGGAATTTGGCAACAACTTGGAGTTAGGCCTCCGTATAAACGAACCTGGAATGCAAAGGAAAAGGCAATAGCTGATGTTTACGGTGGCTGGTATGAATCATTTG cTATGGCTGAACGTCGGGACTACTACACTCCTGGGCCGTTGGTGCCAGACGTTCTGACAATGCAGGACGATCACAGATCCTCGGTTATTTGGGATAACCAG ggCGACGAGTCTTCCTTAGGGTCACGTTCGAGCGCCAGACTTACTCCATTTCACGAGCTAGATTCTCGCATCAGGAATGGGATTATTCAGACTGGCATGTCTGGTTTTCTAGCGATGCGCCAGTTTCCAGTTGACTTGTGCCTTATCACAGCTCTTGTGGAGAGGTGGAGACCAGAGACACACACGTTTTGGTTTCCAGAGGGCGAGTGTACTATCACGCTGCAGGACGTGGCCATCCTGACAGGGCTCCCAGTGGATGGGACGCCCGTTACCGGACCTCGTATACGGGATTGGAACACGGTGTCTGTTCCTCTTTTAGGGAGGCAGTTAGAGGTCAGCCGTCCCCGTAAACCGGGGTCCTCGTGGGTCAGTGGTGCTTGGTTGTCAGCCCAGTTTGGAGGTTGGACGGTTTTGCCTGCGGGTGCTACAGAGGATCAGGTCGACCAGGCGGTTCGAGGCTACCTTTGGGCTGCTTTACAGGGTCTGTGCTTTCCGGACTTGAACAGTGGCCACGTGGGCGTGAGGATTCTTCCGCATCTGGCGGATTTAGGCCACTTGCGCGATATTAGCTGGGGATCGGCTGTTCTGGCGTATTTGTACCACGAGCTATGCCTCTGCGCCTCTGCTTCGGCGGACAGACAGAACATCGGGGGCGCCGTGTGGATTCTACAGCTCTGGGCTTACGAGCGACTTAGGCCATTGCGACCCCGTTTGGCCGACTTTACCGTCACGGGGGGATTGCCTTTGGGTGACAG ATGGGCGGGTCCCAGACAGCGGGAGCGGGGGACACCACGAGTTCCCAGACACTCAGTTTCTCACTTCAGACTGTTATTGGACGGGCTGCGTTACGACGat ATCGTTTGGCAGCCATACTCCGACGACGTTCTCCAGTCCATCCCACAAATGTACCTGACAGGGCGACATATTTGGCGTGCCCGAGTGCCAATGATCTACTATCACATCGTGGAGTGGCACCAGCCGGATAGGGTTCTGCAGCAGTTCGGCTTACAGCAGCCCATTCCCCTGCCTGCTATGCAAGATCGGCGCCTTCATAACATCCAGTATCAGGGGAACTACAACTTTGATGAACTGCTCTCAGATTACATTCAGATTTGGAACAACAGAGCGGCTTACGTTGTTCAGGGTTACCAGCTCCAGCGTCCACCTCACTACCATTCAGCGTATATGGAGTGGTTTCGGAGCCGCAGCCGGCGTTGGATTACCCATGAGGGCGCAGCGGCCGGACAGAGT CGCGACACTTTCGAGATGATCGCCCTTCAGAGAGAGGCGCGTGCGTCTAGGATTGGGACTGCTGCACGCAGTTCTCAATTAGCTTACGGAGAGGAGCGCCGTGACGTCACACTGCCCCCACCAGAGCCAGCAGTTCCGGCTTACGTACTACCTCCTCTCCCTCCCCTGACCATCGATCTGGCTCACATCAGGGGAGCGCGTAGACGGCAGCCTAGAGCCGCCCCGCCTCGCGAGCGCCCGGCAGACCCTATCCCCCCACCGGTCTACTTCCACTTCGATCCTACAGCCACTACAGACAGACGGGGGGAGTACTATGGCCCGACTCAGTACTACGGTTCCACTTCCACTTCAGCATCACAGCCTCCGTGGCATCAGACCTATTTCCCACAG GGACCCCAGGTATCATCGTATCAGGTCCCGCCTTCGTCGATGCCGTTTTTTGAGCCGTCGTACGGACAGACAGCATACACCACTTCTCTGGGCACACCACCGGCGTCTCAGTTCCAGCAGGCCACACCACCGGCGTCTCAGTTCCGGCAGACCACACCACCGGCGTCTCCGTTTCAGCAGACCACACCACCGGCGTCTCAGTTCCAGCAGGCCACACCACCGCCGTTTGCTGCATCAGATCAGTATTACCGTCCAGCGCCATATACAGATGCTCAACCGTTCACGTCTTTCGATCAGTGTTACCGTCCCACGATGCCTTCGGATGATCAGCCGTCGACGTCACATTCGCGGCCATCTTCTTCTCACCAGGCCCAAGATCCATCACAGCTACATTTTACACTATCAGAGTCATGGTTATTCGGTCCGGAGATCGGTTCAGAGGCGTACGAGGAGCTTTTATCACGACCGGATCTCACACCTCCATCTTTTAGACTTCTACCGCCCACACAGGAGGAGACCGGTACTGCACCACCAGCAGCAGACGTTCAGCATTCAGCTCAGGACGAGGAGGCCTCCGACAGCAGCGAGAGCCCTCCGGTACCCAGACAGTTTCACTCGATCACAGACAGCTCGCGGCACCGACGAGAGACTCACGGTTTGAGGGTACAGAGACCGAGGACTCGTAGATATGAGGATtag
- the LOC126661153 gene encoding uncharacterized protein LOC126661153: MFWTFKPTIEGFRFCKPVLFVDGTHLYGKYKMTLLIASAIDGNSHIMPLAFALVESESTASYEYFFEHLREHVICERKVAIISDRHAGILSVLKRPEWAGVAHKFCIRHFCSNFQTKFRNKVLKKLADKAGRAYQKHKYKRYMTAIEVRSPEAYAWLTKQEKRPKEKWTRVYDKKGQRHNVMTTNYAESVNATLKNIRGLPITSMLEAIFARMVKMFDTRWKTYEELIATNVHYTPICIQLLKQRGEKARFHTSQTYDRSTMTCKVETRKNGSNGRGGNTHTVNLQHKKCTCGKFQQFKLPCSHAMAVCAKEKLNPLEFVHWHYQTKFAIQCWNTPFKVLRAGTNWKKSGVDEPHFIPNPEWRRKRGRPVNQRFRNEMDQEYREDPSPNWCSRCCRRGHNANDCTNPIRDE, encoded by the exons ATGTTCTGGACTTTCAAACCGACAATTGAAGGGTTTCGTTTTTGCAAGCCAGTTTTGTTCGTCGACGGTACTCATTTGTATGGCAAATACAAAATGACCTTGTTGATCGCGTCGGCAATCGATGGGAACAGTCACATCATGCCACTGGCATTTGCACTTGTTGAATCTGAAAGTACTGCCAGTTATGAGTACTTTTTTGAACATTTGCGTGAGCACGTGATTTGCGAAAGGAAAGTGGCCATTATATCTGATCGGCACGCTGGAATATTGTCGGTTCTGAAGCGTCCTGAATGGGCCGGTGTCGCCCACAAGTTTTGCATCAGACATTTCTGTAGTAATTTTCAGACCAAGTTTAGGAACAAGGTTTTGAAGAAGCTGGCAGATAAAGCAG GCCGAGCATATCAGAAGCACAAGTATAAACGCTACATGACAGCGATCGAGGTTAGAAGCCCAGAAGCGTATGCATGGCTGACTAAGCAAGAAAAGCGGCCTAAAGAAAAGTGGACAAGGGTGTATGACAAAAAAGGGCAACGACACAATGTGATGACAACTAACTATGCTGAGTCTGTCAACGCGACACTGAAGAATATAAGGGGGCTTCCGATCACATCAATGCTTGAGGCAATTTTTGCTCGGATGGTGAAAATGTTCGACACGCGTTGGAAGACGTATGAGGAGTTGATTGCTACAAACGTTCACTACACCCCAATATGCATCCAACTACTGAAGCAGAGGGGGGAGAAGGCCCGTTTTCATACAAGTCAGACGTACGACCGTTCTACGATGACATGCAAAGTGGAAACTAGGAAGAACGGCTCAAATGGGAGAGGAGGAAATACCCATACGGTAAACCTTCAGCATAAGAAATGCACGTGCGGTAAATTCCAGCAATTTAAGTTGCCCTGCTCTCATGCTATGGCCGTTTGTGCAAAGGAGAAGCTGAACCCTCTTGAGTTTGTGCATTGGCATTACCAGACCAAGTTTGCAATTCAATGCTGGAACACTCCATTTAAAGTGTTACGTGCCGGCACAAACTGGAAGAAGTCCGGCGTAGACGAACCCCACTTCATTCCAAACCCTGAATGGCGTCGAAAAAGAGGGCGTCCAGTCAACCAGCGCTTCAGGAACGAGATGGATCAGGAATACAGGGAAGATCCGAGTCCTAACTGGTGTAGTAGATGTTGTCGCCGGGGTCACAATGCAAATGATTGTACCAATCCTATCCGAGATGAGTAG
- the LOC126660592 gene encoding uncharacterized protein LOC126660592 produces the protein MEDLQILLQYDGSWEHDSSYSNYRVSGIILPKNCNFTNLVDIISTEMKIQLKQNKLVIKYKISDDCPPICIEDDASLTFYKELKRKDNDITKYRIYVTLEKKRKRVYSSETSNATVNQDDMKLVLQNNMLSMEGESSKLRETSENSMNMIEYANLLSDIGETYLEEDFQEFVQGSRDIEIGKKYKDKNSLKSEISLYALSKHFQFKVIKSCTRQYRLKCVDEECQWNLYASKIGYTKAFVIRKFVDIHTCRLEKRMGSQCLASSTVIVNIIKHKFIDVKTIYTPNDIIKHKFNNTSTNLRFIFEIFITKTTRMAEFSIIRFIPKTTQSSKNNKLIHTKSHFPTTNIKPQLFII, from the exons ATGGAAGATTTACAGATTTTATTGCAATATGATGGCTCATGGGAACATGATTCATCTTATTCAAATTATAGAGTATCTGGAATCATATTACCAAAGAACTGCAACTTCACAAATCTTGTTGATATAATATCTACTGAAATGAAGATTCAgcttaaacaaaataaattagttattaaGTACAAAATCAGTGATGATTGTCCTCCAATTTGTATTGAAGATGATGCAAGTCTTACATTCTACAAAGAGCTTAAGAGAAAAGATAATGATATAACAAAATATAGAATATATGTAACATTAGAGAAAAAGAGGAAAAGAGTCTATTCTAGTGAGACATCAAATGCAACTGTAAACCAAGATGACATGAAATTGGTTTTACAAAATAACATGTTGTCTATGGAAGGAGAATCTTCAAAATTAAGAGAGACATCAGAGAATAGCATGAATATGATTGAATATGCAAATCTTTTATCTGACATTGGAGAGACATATCTTGAGGAAGACTTCCAAGAATTTGTTCAAGGTTCAAGGGATATCGAAATTGGAAAAAAGTACAAGGATAAAAATTCATTGAAGAGTGAAATAAGCCTCTATGCATTATCAAAACATTTTCAATTCAAG GTAATCAAATCATGCACAAGACAATACAGGTTAAAATGCGTTGATGAAGAATGTCAATGGAATCTATACGCTTCAAAGATTGGTTACACAAAAGCATTTGTGATCCGCAAATTTGTTGATATTCATACTTGCCGTTTGGAAAAGAGAATGGGCAGTCAATGTCTAGCTAGTTCAACCGTCAttgtaaatattataaaacataagttCATTGATGTGAAGACGATTTATACACCAAATGACATTATAAAACATAAGTTCAATAACACTTCTACTAACCTTAGattcatttttgaaatatttatcacaaaaaCTACTAGAATGGCTGAATTCAGCATAATCAGATTCATCCCCAAAACAACGCAATCCAGTAAGAATAACAAACTCATACATACTAAATCTCATTTTCCTACTACAAATATCAAACCACAACTCTTTATCATCTGA